A stretch of Bacillus pseudomycoides DNA encodes these proteins:
- a CDS encoding N-acetylmuramoyl-L-alanine amidase: MFKLYLDPGHGGTDSGAIGNELLEKNLTLDIALRIRSLLLNNYENVDVKMSRETDVFVSLTERTNAANTWQANYFLSIHINSADSSSAKGYEDFIYDGLSDSSQTATYQNILHEEIIKTNELFDRGKKKADLHVLRESNMPALLTENGFITNVEDTTKLKDANWRQKVAEGHVNGLARAFNLTKKSNTYRVIIDGVQVGAYAKKENILTAVQNNLDQSQEILIQKIQSQPTVAPPSSLSRFMSTVDTNTLYLEGQQLGETAALNMRDDIVVLDFGWPKYVRKTKTYGTLLFSGFRAGNTFASTTDIANAVKAFAQGYHTAINNNANNSRVVIAIGTNNKKGASSEHAQAWASMVEQVKVWAQNQGYSEITIAAASDMEMGWNSPRNTRAWVNSYKSYFLNSGKPFITLYNYGDAAGCPPYGTCNNGWTQDDVWYISWGSGISSPLPEIYTTNSAQAKEWASLVKYSFTKDPNNPMIIAGVITQYQACIDQGGCSGTNNTPAQGWTQLWNELNSDSQTAQTLTNPQTLRWATDITWQN; encoded by the coding sequence TTGTTTAAATTGTATTTAGATCCTGGGCACGGTGGTACTGATAGCGGTGCAATAGGAAATGAATTATTAGAAAAAAATCTCACTTTAGATATCGCTCTTCGCATTCGTTCTCTACTGCTAAATAATTATGAGAATGTTGATGTGAAGATGAGCCGTGAGACTGATGTATTTGTTTCATTAACGGAACGTACAAATGCGGCAAATACTTGGCAAGCAAATTATTTCCTCTCTATTCACATAAATTCTGCGGATAGTAGCAGTGCAAAGGGATATGAAGATTTTATATATGATGGCCTTTCTGATTCTTCACAAACAGCAACTTATCAAAATATCTTGCATGAAGAAATCATAAAAACAAATGAACTATTTGATAGAGGCAAAAAAAAGGCGGATCTTCATGTACTACGTGAAAGTAATATGCCAGCATTATTAACAGAAAATGGATTTATTACGAACGTAGAAGATACTACAAAGTTAAAAGACGCAAACTGGCGACAAAAGGTTGCAGAAGGTCATGTAAATGGTTTAGCTAGAGCTTTTAATCTAACAAAAAAGTCAAATACCTATCGTGTCATTATAGATGGAGTTCAAGTAGGGGCTTACGCCAAGAAAGAAAATATATTAACAGCTGTTCAAAATAACTTAGATCAATCCCAAGAAATTCTCATACAAAAAATTCAATCTCAACCAACTGTTGCACCACCTTCTTCACTAAGCAGATTTATGAGTACAGTGGACACAAATACACTTTATTTAGAAGGGCAACAACTCGGAGAGACAGCTGCTTTGAACATGCGAGATGATATTGTAGTGTTAGATTTTGGTTGGCCTAAATACGTTAGGAAAACTAAAACATACGGAACACTTCTTTTTAGTGGTTTTAGAGCGGGGAATACCTTTGCCTCGACTACAGATATCGCCAATGCGGTGAAAGCTTTTGCCCAGGGATATCACACGGCTATTAATAATAATGCAAATAATTCACGCGTGGTCATTGCCATTGGAACAAATAATAAGAAGGGCGCTTCCTCTGAGCACGCGCAAGCTTGGGCATCTATGGTTGAGCAGGTAAAAGTATGGGCTCAAAACCAAGGTTACTCTGAAATCACCATAGCCGCTGCAAGCGATATGGAGATGGGATGGAATAGCCCAAGAAACACACGAGCATGGGTTAATAGCTATAAATCATACTTTTTAAATAGTGGAAAACCTTTCATTACACTATACAATTACGGTGATGCAGCAGGATGCCCACCTTACGGAACTTGTAATAACGGATGGACTCAGGACGATGTCTGGTATATATCATGGGGATCCGGAATTTCATCTCCACTCCCAGAAATCTATACCACAAATAGTGCACAGGCAAAAGAATGGGCCAGCCTAGTTAAATACTCTTTCACGAAGGACCCTAACAATCCTATGATTATCGCAGGAGTCATAACACAATACCAAGCCTGTATAGACCAAGGTGGCTGTTCGGGGACGAACAATACGCCTGCGCAAGGATGGACGCAACTTTGGAATGAATTAAACTCTGACAGCCAAACCGCCCAAACACTCACAAATCCTCAAACGCTCCGCTGGGCTACCGATATTACCTGGCAAAACTAA
- the lldP gene encoding L-lactate permease → MGTWTQVYDPFGNIWISAAVALIPIIFFFLALAVFRMKGYVAGFITVVLTILVALFAYKMPFTMAMAATGYGFLYGLWPIAWIIVMSVFLYKISVKTGQFDVIRASVLSITNDHRLLVILIGFSFGAFLEGAAGFGAPVAITAALLAGLGLNPLYAAGLCLIANTAPVAFGAMGIPITVAGQVTGIDPHKIGQMAGHQLPFLSLFVPFFIVFLMDGFKGIKQTWPALFVAGGSFAITQFITATFLGPELPDITSALVSLVCLALFLKVWQPKEIYQSNQANAEVAATTASSMPKLTVGKVVKAWSPFIILTVMVVIWSQGFFKALFAPGGALESLVFKFEVPGLHNVVMKAEPIVNKPTPYEAILKFDVLSATGTAILIACIISIFILKMSAKQAAETFKETLQELKMPILSIGFVLGFAFIANYSGLSSTLALALAGTGGLFPFFSPFLGWIGVFLTGSDTSANALFSNLQAITAQQVGVSEVLLVAANTTGGVTGKMISPQSIAIACAAVGLAGKESDLFRFTVKHSLFFVIIVGIMTYVQAYYLTWMIP, encoded by the coding sequence ATGGGGACATGGACACAAGTTTACGATCCGTTCGGTAACATTTGGATTTCCGCAGCGGTAGCACTTATTCCAATTATCTTTTTTTTCTTGGCTTTAGCAGTGTTTCGTATGAAGGGGTATGTGGCAGGATTTATTACAGTTGTATTAACGATTTTAGTTGCACTATTTGCGTATAAAATGCCGTTTACAATGGCGATGGCTGCAACTGGATATGGCTTCTTATATGGGTTATGGCCAATTGCATGGATTATTGTGATGTCGGTGTTTTTATATAAGATTTCTGTTAAAACAGGGCAATTTGATGTGATTCGTGCATCGGTACTATCGATTACGAATGATCATCGTTTACTCGTTATTTTAATTGGTTTTTCATTTGGCGCATTTTTGGAAGGGGCAGCAGGATTTGGTGCACCGGTAGCAATTACGGCAGCACTTCTTGCAGGTCTTGGTTTAAATCCGTTATATGCGGCTGGACTTTGCTTAATTGCCAATACAGCACCAGTAGCGTTTGGAGCAATGGGGATTCCGATTACAGTTGCAGGGCAAGTAACGGGTATCGATCCTCACAAAATCGGCCAAATGGCTGGGCATCAATTGCCATTCTTATCACTATTTGTTCCATTCTTTATCGTATTTTTAATGGATGGCTTCAAAGGTATAAAACAAACATGGCCTGCTTTATTTGTAGCAGGTGGTTCATTTGCAATTACACAGTTTATTACAGCGACGTTTTTAGGACCGGAACTTCCGGATATTACATCAGCGCTTGTCAGCTTAGTATGTTTAGCATTATTCCTAAAAGTATGGCAACCGAAAGAAATTTATCAATCTAATCAAGCGAACGCTGAAGTGGCTGCAACGACGGCTTCATCAATGCCGAAATTAACAGTTGGAAAAGTTGTGAAAGCTTGGTCACCGTTTATTATTTTGACGGTGATGGTTGTCATTTGGAGTCAAGGGTTCTTTAAAGCTTTATTTGCTCCAGGCGGGGCGTTAGAAAGTCTTGTCTTTAAGTTTGAAGTTCCAGGATTGCATAATGTAGTAATGAAGGCAGAGCCAATTGTAAATAAACCAACGCCTTATGAGGCGATATTAAAGTTTGACGTTCTATCAGCAACAGGAACAGCGATTTTAATTGCGTGTATCATTTCAATCTTTATACTGAAAATGAGCGCAAAACAAGCGGCTGAAACGTTTAAAGAAACATTACAAGAATTAAAAATGCCAATTCTATCTATTGGTTTCGTATTAGGATTCGCGTTTATTGCAAACTATTCCGGTTTATCGTCAACACTTGCGTTAGCATTAGCAGGAACAGGTGGATTATTCCCGTTCTTCTCACCATTCCTTGGCTGGATCGGCGTATTCTTAACAGGATCAGATACGTCGGCAAATGCATTATTCTCCAACTTACAAGCTATTACAGCGCAGCAAGTTGGCGTATCAGAAGTATTGCTTGTTGCTGCAAATACAACAGGTGGTGTAACGGGTAAAATGATTTCTCCGCAATCGATTGCAATTGCGTGTGCGGCGGTAGGTCTAGCTGGAAAAGAATCAGACTTATTCCGCTTCACAGTAAAGCATAGTCTATTCTTCGTAATCATTGTGGGGATTATGACATATGTACAAGCTTACTATTTAACGTGGATGATACCGTAA